In Rhinoraja longicauda isolate Sanriku21f chromosome 13, sRhiLon1.1, whole genome shotgun sequence, one genomic interval encodes:
- the LOC144599287 gene encoding ADP-ribosylation factor-like protein 14 codes for MGLMASTELRTKHFRVLLLGLDEAGKSTMLYRLKFSDTDVLTASTIGFNVEMLQRDKSVALTVWDVGGQRQMRQLWPFYFQDTDGLLFVVDSADKGRMEASKREFERALEHDCLKGIPVVVMANKQDLQGALSADEITKSFHLKRWCSDRDWHVQPCCARTGEGLSDALNVLISLVKKKIPSKIEGSHASIREDR; via the coding sequence ATGGGGTTGATGGCATCCACAGAGTTGAGAACGAAACACTTTCGCGTACTACTGCTGGGTCTGGACGAAGCAGGCAAATCCACAATGTTATACAGACTAAAATTCAGTGATACAGACGTCCTCACTGCCTCCACCATTGGTTTCAACGTGGAGATGCTGCAGCGGGATAAAAGCGTCGCTCTCACAGTCTGGGACGTTGGAGGGCAGCGCCAGATGCGCCAACTCTGGCCGTTTTACTTCCAAGACACGGACGGGCTGTTGTTCGTGGTGGACAGTGCGGACAAGGGGCGCATGGAGGCCTCCAAAAGAGAGTTTGAACGGGCGCTGGAGCACGACTGTCTGAAAGGCATCCCCGTGGTGGTGATGGCAAACAAACAGGATCTTCAAGGCGCGCTGTCCGCCGATGAAATCACCAAAAGCTTTCACCTGAAGAGATGGTGCTCGGATCGAGACTGGCATGTCCAGCCTTGCTGTGCCAGGACGGGCGAGGGATTAAGCGATGCCCTCAACGTTTTAATTTCACTTGTCAAAAAGAAAATACCCTCCAAAATCGAAGGCTCACACGCTTCCATTCGAGAAGACCGGTGA